One Mycteria americana isolate JAX WOST 10 ecotype Jacksonville Zoo and Gardens chromosome 7, USCA_MyAme_1.0, whole genome shotgun sequence genomic window, CTGAAACATACTGACATCCACCATGTGGGTGTACATTGAAGAGTTTCCTGCCTGCAACTACTGGTAAAAGGCCTGAACCATGACTACAGAAGACTTTCCACAGACCCCAGCGTGCCTGGCATTACGACTTAGTTTACAGACCATTTACAGAACATGCTAGAGTTTCAGCTTGCAAAGAGAAATTTGAAGGATGCTATTACCTAGACACACATATGTATCTGTGTATATGAACTAGTCTCCCTTGCTACCTTCATCACAGCCTGAAGGCTgtaaagcagagggaaagaaagtttgttttcatggtaGGCATTCAGCTACCCCTGTTGTTTATAGGTTGTGTGCTACAGAagaacaagggggaaaaaagcaaagtaaaagctcagaaaaaaaaagaaagttagacAAATTGTTTCTGATATACTTTGAATCAGAATTCACTGTGAAATGCCATAAGTCAAATAAAAACATGATTTGgacaaggcatttaaaaaaaatgatccAGGGAAAACAATTTATCATGAGTGTGCCTTTAGCCTCCTCTGCAGGCTACCCTGACCTGAGtcccagagaggaaaaaaacaaccaaaagccagaagaggcggcggcggggatgaTCAAACGCTTCTTTCTCACCTGGAGCCGCcagtgccggggcaggggccgcccGGTGCAGAGCCCGCCCGCAGGCCGGCCGGGCCAGCGCTCCCGCCAGCGGGGGCAGCGCCCTGGGCAACAGCCGCAGCAGGCGGGGAAGGGCCATCTCACGGCCTGCACCTGATCAGAAACAAGAGGGGACCGTCACAAACCTGcgagtcattaaaaataaaggcacaggAGAGAAAGCACCAGCCCTCGAGCCTAAACCTCTTCCCCTTAGGGGCAGTCCTGCCCCGGAGCCCCATCTCCCGGAGGGGCCCGGGGCACCGGCGGGGAGCAGAGCCCCTGCAGCCAGGgccgggagcagcggggaggCCCCCGGCCACAGCAGGCGGATCATCTCACAGTGAGGCCCACTTCCCCCGCGCTCATCGGGAGAAGGTCTCCTCACCCTAAGCCGCAGCAGGGCAGCCGGGCCGAAGGACCCCCGCCCTACCagccagccgccgccgccgccgcctccctcctcctcctccttctccttcccccgcTTCCGCCCGCCACAACTatggcggccggggcggcgcccCGCCCTGCGCGCCGCGGGGGCTGACGGGAAGGGGGTTCAAAcggcgcccggcggggagcggtgctggggctggtgttGGCCATGGAGTCGGTGGATGGGGCGGTGCGGACGCTGCCCAGCATCGGGCGGCTGTCGCGGGGGCTGCCGTTTGGGCGGCCGCACGGGCAGTTCGGGCTCAGCCCCAGCGGTCGGCTGCTCCCGCCAGCGCTGCGCTCCCAGGTAGGGCCGGGGTGGTGGTGGGGCCTACCCGTCCCCTTAGCCGGGCTGCCCGCCGGCGCCGGCCCTCGCCCCTCGGCCGAGGTCGCTCCCCTCCGTTTCCCGCCTCCGCGGGACTCGCCGCCGCCTCAGCGCTGCCGTCTCCTGCTCGGCACCGCTCCCGCGGCGCTGCTAGGCGGGAAAGCCGCCCCTGCTCGGGCACGGAGCCTGGGCCGCGCGGGCTGGGGGTCCCTTTGCAAGCCCTGAAGGGGTAAGCTATCCTTGTTTGTTGGGTCTTAATACTtctcgtttgggtttttttttgttttgttggtttggggttttttttaggaaaatgcaGACCCCCGGAGAACAGCGTTTCTACTACACAAGCAGTGGACCTTATACAGTGTAACCCCTCTGTACAGATTCTCTAATACTCGTCTGAGGGATTATGCTAGACTGCTTAGTGCTTTTATTGCTGCCGAGAAGCAGAAAGGACTGGCAGTGGAAATAGGGGTTGAGCTGGACATCAAAGTGGCTGTCTCCAGCATTCCAGACCTGAAAGGTAGTGATCAAGACCAGGCTGCGATTCTTGTGCAGGTAAGGGGTCTTCTTAGCAGTTTTGATAATTATAATTGAGGCTTGCATTTTACAAGTTGCTTTTgctctgtctcaaaaaaaaaaaaacaaaacagcaaactaAACCCTAGCTGTATAGAATAATTACTGTAGTATCTGTTAAGATTTAATGAAAGTGAGTCCTGTCCATTTTTAACTGGAACAGAACATCTCATAAAGCAATGGACATGTTTAATTACAATTTTGAGTTCAACTCTTTGATAAGATCAGAGTAAGACTAGAAGGAGCAATCTTTGTCTAATTTTTTAGTTCAGCAGTCAATTTACTGCAAGAACTCAGACATGTTATTTAGCTTCCTGGATAAAGTTGGTATAATCCTATCTCCTGGCCATAGCTCAAGTCTAATTAAtaattctgaaatgctttgtcttAAGTGAAAGATGCTACTGAAATGCCAAGTTCAGTATGGCAATGGTTGTAGGATGTATCATGGATTGGCCCTTTTTAAGCAGCATAAACTCAGATTTCAGGACTGTTCCTAATGAATTAAAAAGTGGTTTTCCCACTGTTTTCAACAGAATTGCCCACATCTTTTAGGGAGGTAATGGATAGACTGAATCACTGTATgagctttacagaaaagaatgTTGCATGTGAGGTCCTGAGAAAAATCTTCTACTAAACACTtgaaattataaaacagaaacCATCTTTGGCTAAAAAAAGTCAAACTTGCTCAGTAGCATTCAAATgcttcttttccccatcccagctTTCTTTGAGATCACCAGCTTCCTCAAAAAACTCAGAAGAGAAACTGATATGGTTGGGCTGGTTCTGCTGTGTGTCTGGAGATGATCTTTCTGAGAACGTGCCAGAGGACTTCACTTGTTTACCTTTGTTTCTTGCTAATGGGGCAGAGAGTTACACATCCATTGTTGGAAGTTGGTTTCAGAAGACTTTTGACTGCTGCTTCCGCCGTTTAGCCATCAGCCCTCTCAATCTCAGTTGGATGGCAGCTATGTGGACTGGATGCAAAGTGGACAAAACTGCGTCTGCCATGGAACTAGTTTTCTCTGTCCCCCATCTGCCCCAGCCTCTGGATATATCATATGCCATTCATCCAGAGGATGCAAAAGCTCTGTGGGACACAGTCCAAAAAACTCCAGGAGAGATCACTCAAGAAGAGGTGGATGTCTTTATGGACTGCCTTTACTCTCACTTCCACAGACACTTTAAGATCCACTTGTCAGCTACAAAACTGGTGAAAGTTTCTACAGCAGTTGCCTCAGCACACTGTGATGGGATTATAAAGGTGAGGTTTTAAGTAGCATGTTGTCCTAACTAATGCTGGACAAATAAAATAGTTGTACTTGACTAGAAatgccttaattttaaaaattaagatttcatGTTTCTTATGCATTATTTCCCACAAGAAGGTAGTGATAACCCTCAGCTTTTATTAGCCATAATTAGTTCTGGTGTTGGAGCAGCTATCAATACAGTATTTTACTACTGTATTGCAGCAGAAGCTACTAACCCTAGCCTTGGGCCAGAAATAGGTGTATTAGCTGCTGTATGAACAGGAAAGTTTCTTTGCCCAATGGCCAAAACTTAGGCTTAAAAAGATCCTGAACTTGatcaaaaaccttaaaaaaaaaaagttcattagcTTTCTAGTATGGCAGTTATTAAGACACAGACAGAAGACAAATATAATTAACCTGCTATGCAGAAATGACTGGTGTGTGGGTGAGCTAAGAGATGGATGATCTTAAAGAGTCAAAACATCTTGCTTGGAACTACTTCACTTGTAACCCTATTCATAAAGGTGCTGGTCTCCCTATAAGAGGTATCAATAATATGCTTTAGAACCATGGAGGATTAATCCTTCCTGAAGTTTCTTCAGGGAATACAATATGGTCTTCTGAGTTAAAGAACAGTTTGTGTAAATGCAATTGCTTAAGTTTAGTGTGTCTGTGATGTGCCGACTTCATTGTTCTGGGTACAGAGGGAATGTTAGAGCCTACAGCTGCGACCCTACTCACGCACCTTTCTTtcatcaaatgaaacaaaataagctTTGCTGCGAAGCATCTCTTATCAATTCTGGCCTTCAGTAGGACAACTGCAAACCACTAAATGTTAGTGTTACATTGCCTGTTTTTACCTGTAGTAGTTTAAAAGTGGCTGAAACAACTTTTTATGTTCCAGGTAAGTAAACATAAGAGATACTCAACTGAATAGGCTTTCTGAAGAAGAGTTCTCTTCTGGGAAGTATCTTGTGTAAACTCAGTTATGGCTCTTCCATAATAGGGATAATGGGTTCAAGTCAGACCCATTCAGTATGGGAAAACATGGATATTCAAGGAAACTGGCATAGTTGTCTTCTTACAGGAGGAGGGAGGTAGCCAAAGGAGTGGAAGTGCTAGGCTTCTCCCCTTCCAAAAAGCTGGAGTAGGACCAGGACATTTCTCGAGTACCCTGATTCACATGGGACAGGAGCAGAAGTCAGAGGGGTCCTGAAAGGAGCAGCATCTAGGCATGTATGTTTTCTCCATATCCAGGGTCAAAATAGCAACAAAGGTACCTTGCAAACAACAACAGAGAAACTGGCTAATCACATGGAACACATGGTAGTTGGTTTCCAACCATTTAAGGGTGTGGAAATCTGGTAActgcaatttttgttttgatgtgcttttttctttcttacagtttCTACAAAGCCGATACCTAACTGGAGTGCTGATGCTACTGACTGAACTAGCAATCTCTCAGATACAGTGAGAGTCATTTCAGCAAATCTTCATGTTAAAAAGGCTTACTGTTGGAAGATATATGCTGAGAAACTGATTGGAAACTCACTCCTGCAgcatcttctttcctttcatgcTGGCTGTCCAAAGTTGGACTAACTCCTGCACTCAACTCCATAACTAGCTGTAATTCAATGTCATGCACAGCAAAGACAAGCAGACATTTTGGCCTAAAGAAGGGCTACAGTACAAACTTCTAATAGCTTATTAAGCATCTTTGTTTTATCATAGTCACTGTTCATTTATGTATAGATATCAGCCAGGGGCTAGGAGATAAACTTTGCAAATTCTTGGATGCAACTTATTGAAaggtatttctgttgtttcaaaTACCAGGTTGGTTTTCACTTAACTAGATAGCCTAACCTTAGCCAAACTGTGACTACTCTGGGGCCAGTCTAAATGCAAAGTCAAGCACACCTGCGAAAGGGTGCATGCTCTACAACCCAGGGCAGAAAAGTTCAGGTCTCTTAACTTCCTTTCTAGCTTGCTAAGGACAGTTGGTAATGGTCAAAAGTATTCATCTGTGTCCCAGTTGGGCTAAGGTGAACAGCATGAGAATGACAACTGCCTTGTGTGTCCAGCCTGTTGGTCCTCTCAGGCAAGTTAATACATAGGAAATTGAGGTCTGCATATAAGCTAGATATTCACTATGCTTTGCCTGATGTTTGTCATCTTGGATGTAATCTTGTAGGCCAGAGAGCTCTTGGGGTTGGAGCTATGGGTGCTAAAATTTTATACTAGATCTCTCCCTTCTACAGCAGGTAGGAGTTCAGAGAGCTAGTGCACAGTGCCTGGCTATACCTTAGATGAGCAGAAAGGAAGTAGAGTTAGTACATGTTATGATTTTTGTATTACAGTACTAAGTAAAGAAAGTATTTACCATCTTTTGCCAATAGATTGGTCTTGAGCAAAATAAAGACCACCTATGCCTGATTAAATATATACTTTGTGTGGTGCTTATTTCCAACTATAGCTTACCTGACTAAGCTACTATTTATTACCTACTAAATAATTATCTGAGCAGCAAAATTTAAAGTCTAGTTTCCTATATGATTCACATGTAATGGCTTCATACTTGTGCAGCATCTCTAAGGTCTGATGAGTTTGTGCTGTGACCTTCCCCTAGGCAGGGATGTAAGTTTTCCCTTATTTGCCCAACCACATCGTTTTAGGATTTATGTCAGCTGTCACTAAAGACattgttctttcttctccccagcaACATTGACATGAACCAGCCATACAAACATGTAACTGCTAATGACATAATTGCATGCCTAATTCCTAATCTACTTTTAATAATCTATTTCCAGAATTAGCCAGAGAAGCATGCAATTGTATTTAGTTTTTGTTTACTAGTTGAAGAGGGATTATTTTTGCTTGTAAAGGTTCCAGTGGTAGCTCTTACCCTGGTAGAAGCAGCTAAGCAATCTTTTGAAGGTCTTGACAGCTCAGCAGCTATTTAAACTATCACTTCTGGTGCTTTAGTCTCCTTTTATGAAGCATCTTAGACAAAGTTTGCTCTCTCAATTCAGAACAACACTGGGTAAAGCAGGAGTAGGAGGTCTGACATAACTGGCACCTGTGTTTGATTTGACAACTCAGATTCGATTTGGCTTTAAATCTAATCCTCAGCTCTTTTCCAACAACTTTGCATAAATAATCCCTAAAAAAACTAAATGCCATATAGCCTCTCTTAACCTCTTCCTTGCCTTAAGAACATAGACTAATAGCATATAAAACTCCAGAGGAGTATGTATATGAACTACAGCCCTACTCAGGTTTCAAGAGTGATGCTTTGCTATGTATGTGTGGTATCTACTACAGCCTAGCTGTAAGGTATTGCTGGGatgaaaagctacttttttttttatatgcttatcTGCAAAGTGGGGTATAGCCCTCATTGGTAACTGCAGTTAAGTGAACAGATCTAGATTTAGCCAGATAGTACAAATACTTTCTTCCAGAAAAAGCTGGTTCTGAATGACATGCTTCTATACAATTGAGAGTAATACCAAACAGCAGACTTTTAAGCCAATTTTACTTGGACtggtatctgaaaaaaaaaaaacaaacaaacccaaaccccagcatCTATGTCCACACAAACTATACAAAAGCATAGTCCACTGCTTTCACCCAAAGGAACAAACAAAGAACAGCATAGAAGAAATTTATTAAGATAGCACTATTTATACAAGTTACTCATGCtagaaaaaagcataaatgatACATGTAAACATTTGTTTACAGAATACTTGTCTTCCTTGTAAAGGTGCAAATGATCGTCATATGTAAACACAAGAATACCAACCTTTAGGGGAAAAGGgactttaaaaaattttcaatGACCCATTTATTACTGTAGTGTAATTTTTACTATATTCAAGCACATTAAAATGCTGAGTTACATGAATCAAACTATGAAGTTAAAGAATTTAAGATGTCAGCACTGCCTTTTACATCTCAAGAATTTAGTCCTCTTactcttttaaaatcagatttagtAAGGTCCAAAGTTGTATCAGGTGCAAAAGGTTATTCTGTCATACTGAATAGAAATTACAGTACAAACATATCAGAACCTTTGAGTCTAgagttcttccttcctctccccccaccactGGGTGCCTCTGCAGTCACTGAAACATGACAGTTACTCACAGTGCCAGCAAACAGTCCCTCCCCTCCAAACTCTTTAATGAGCCTCATACCTTTCCCTGCTCTAAACAAACACAGGCAAGGTGCATAAAAATCACTAAAAGGGAGGTTACCATCTCATCATGGTCAGTGTTTTACAACAGGAATTCTAAAGACACAGACAAGAGGCAGGAGGGCAGCTAAGATGATGCTGGTTTAAGCTTTTTTCAGCAGGAGCTGACTGCGGGTCTGCCATTCTAGCCAGAACCTGAAAGTGAGGGTTGACCTAGGCTAGTCAGAACTAACAGATGATACCTGTGTCCCAGCTTCAGACAGGAACTGCTATGTAGCAGGCAACGTGAGAAAAAGGTTTTTATAATTAAGCAACAACTAGTTGTTTCTAGGTTCATAtacaggggaggggagagatgaaAGCTGAACTTTCGTACCATACACTGTACAGTAAAAAGGCATCATTTGAAATCCTTTTCACTCTCACCCTTTTTGGGCATTTCACTGATTCAGTCGATAGATGAGAGTTCCAGTTCTACTTCTTGCCTCCAGCAAGACTGAAAAGATACTCAGGGCACCCATCCTCACAGCTCTCCTGTACTCTAAGAGACCCTAAAACATACCACAAGGGTTGGAACCACAATAGCTGGCAGGACATAGCCCTGCCCTAACCACCAGCTTGTCAAAACTCAAAttgcacacgcacacatacatatatatatatataaaatacatatatatatgcacacatatatgtatataaaaagctGGAATTATCGCTGTGAGCgatacaaagaaaatacatgatacaaattaaatgaaaaaataaatatactctGTGCACAGAAAAGCTTCTGTGCAAAGGTGGCACCTTGCAGGTCAAGTACTTTTTTTGAAGCTCTCTGTAAATAAGgcaaaaagcaatgttttctgtATCACTTTCCTCTTTCGCCCACCACACAGCTGCCACATCCACTGCTCACAGCAGG contains:
- the CENPL gene encoding centromere protein L, translating into MESVDGAVRTLPSIGRLSRGLPFGRPHGQFGLSPSGRLLPPALRSQENADPRRTAFLLHKQWTLYSVTPLYRFSNTRLRDYARLLSAFIAAEKQKGLAVEIGVELDIKVAVSSIPDLKGSDQDQAAILVQLSLRSPASSKNSEEKLIWLGWFCCVSGDDLSENVPEDFTCLPLFLANGAESYTSIVGSWFQKTFDCCFRRLAISPLNLSWMAAMWTGCKVDKTASAMELVFSVPHLPQPLDISYAIHPEDAKALWDTVQKTPGEITQEEVDVFMDCLYSHFHRHFKIHLSATKLVKVSTAVASAHCDGIIKFLQSRYLTGVLMLLTELAISQIQ